The Rattus rattus isolate New Zealand chromosome 1, Rrattus_CSIRO_v1, whole genome shotgun sequence genome includes a region encoding these proteins:
- the Prr13 gene encoding proline-rich protein 13, with protein MWNPSAGPNPYPPQVVCPGGSNPACPPSQNPAFPPGPCPPGIPQGNPAFPPCRPPYPVPQPGCPGYQPSGPYPPPYPPAAPGMCPVNPPAPGMVGPGIVIDKKTKKKMKKAHKKPHKHHKHGKHSSSSSSSSSSSSDSD; from the exons ATGTGGAATCCTAGTGCTG GGCCAAATCCATATCCACCCCAAGTTGTGTGTCCAGGAGGTTCCAATCCTGCCTGCCCACCATCCCAAAATCCTGCCTTTCCTCCTGGCCCCTGTCCTCCCGGAATTCCTCAGGGAAACCCAGCTTTCCCTCCGTGTCGACCTCCTTATCCTGTACCTCAACCAGGGTGTCCAGGATACCAACCCTCAGGTCCCTACCCTCCCCCGTACCCACCAGCTGCTCCTGGCATGTGCCCCGTGAATCCTCCGGCTCCTGGCATGGTAGGCCCAGGAATAGTGATAGACAAGAAgactaagaagaaaatgaagaaagctcACAAGAAACCACACAAGCATCATAAGCACGGGAAG cactcctcctcctcttcctcctcctcctcctccagcagtgactctgactga